The proteins below come from a single Drosophila miranda strain MSH22 chromosome Y unlocalized genomic scaffold, D.miranda_PacBio2.1 Contig_Y1_pilon, whole genome shotgun sequence genomic window:
- the LOC108158790 gene encoding vacuolar protein-sorting-associated protein 25, producing MTEFQWPWEYTFPPFFTLQPHEETRQKQLKVWTDLFLKYLKQTNKFSLSINEQSLPLFHNESIQRRLSPELILVILEQLQRSGHATALDKRRQEWQVYWYTLEAYGNMVYDWIQETGQTNSICTLYEIASGESTTQMDFHGVDESVLLNALRLLEEKGRCELIEIDGSHGVKLF from the exons atgACTGAATTCCAATGGCCCTGGGAGTACACATTTCCACCGTTCTTCAC TTTGCAGCCGCACGAAGAAACCAGACAGAAGCAGTTGAAGGTCTGGACGGATCTCTTTCTCAAATACCTCAAGCAAACGAATAAGTTTTCACTCAGCATCAACGAACAGAGCTTGCCACTATTCCACAATGAGTCAATTCAGCGACGCCTTTCGCCGGAGCTCATACTAGTGATACTGGAGCAACTGCAGCGGAGTGGGCATGCAACTGCTTTGGACAAACGCCGCCAGGAGTGGCAAGTGTATTGGTACACGCTGGAGGCGTATGGGAACATGGTATACGATTGGATACAGGAGACGGGCCAGACCAACAGCATTTGCACCCTGTACGAAATAGCTTCTGGCGAGAGCACCACTCAGATGGATTTCCACGGCGTGGATGAGTCAGTGCTCCTAAATGCACTACGACTGCTGGAAGAGAAGGGCAGATGTGAGCTAATTGAGATAGATGGTAGCCATGGTGTCAAATTATTCTAA